The Deinococcus koreensis genome window below encodes:
- a CDS encoding enoyl-CoA hydratase/isomerase family protein, which produces MTAPLTPAALTAEGAYPGLSLSLHDPGILEIVIRNDRTLNSVDAAAHRALTRVWRDIDDTPGVRCVLIRGEGKGFSSGGDFGLIEEMASDFTALARVWKEARDLVYNVVNCGKPIVSAIHGPCVGAGLAVALLADVSVAARSARLLDGHVRLGVAAGDHAAIIWPLLCGLNRAKYHLLTGESVSGEEAERIGLVSLCVPDEELLERAWEVARELAAGSPTAVRWTKYALNNWLRAAGPIFDASLALEFLGFTGPDVKEGLASLREKREPRFEEDAPI; this is translated from the coding sequence ATGACCGCCCCACTCACCCCCGCCGCCCTCACCGCCGAGGGCGCCTATCCCGGCCTGTCCCTGAGCCTGCACGACCCCGGCATCCTGGAGATCGTGATCCGCAACGACCGCACGCTGAACTCGGTGGACGCCGCCGCCCACCGCGCCCTGACCCGCGTGTGGCGCGACATCGACGACACCCCGGGGGTGCGCTGCGTGCTGATCCGGGGCGAGGGGAAGGGTTTTTCCTCGGGCGGGGACTTTGGGCTCATCGAGGAGATGGCGAGTGACTTCACGGCGCTGGCCCGCGTCTGGAAGGAGGCGCGCGACCTCGTGTACAACGTCGTGAACTGCGGTAAGCCGATCGTGAGTGCTATCCACGGCCCCTGCGTCGGGGCGGGGCTGGCGGTGGCGCTGCTCGCCGATGTCAGCGTGGCGGCGCGATCCGCCCGCCTGCTCGACGGGCACGTGCGTCTGGGGGTGGCCGCCGGTGACCACGCCGCCATCATCTGGCCGCTGCTGTGCGGGCTGAACAGGGCCAAGTACCACCTGCTGACCGGCGAGAGCGTGTCCGGCGAGGAGGCCGAACGCATCGGCCTGGTCAGCCTGTGCGTGCCCGACGAGGAGCTGCTGGAGCGGGCCTGGGAGGTGGCCCGGGAGCTCGCTGCGGGCAGCCCCACCGCGGTTCGCTGGACGAAGTACGCGCTGAACAACTGGCTCCGGGCGGCCGGGCCGATCTTCGACGCCTCGCTGGCCCTGGAATTCCTGGGCTTCACTGGCCCCGACGTAAAAGAGGGCCTCGCCAGCCTGCGCGAGAAGCGCGAGCCGAGATTCGAGGAAGACGCGCCGATCTAG
- a CDS encoding MFS transporter: protein MSLPGREPSGGVLAALGTLVFLNVYAPQSLLPVLAREFQADAAQVGGVIGSTMLAMALASPLVGVLADALGRRRTVLWAFALLTVPAVLAALAPTLPLLSAARFLQGLLIPGVMVALTSYIGEEVAPAGRARALTLYVTGTVLGGFLGRFLAGVLDARFGWHAAFWGLALSALVGFMLARAGLPPERAFRPSRDPRTVLQSLRRHLHTPALLATCAVGFLILFTLVGTFNTLTLRLSAAPYALNSAQTGAIFAVYLLGVVITPVAGPLLARRGPRFALLTAAGASVCGLLLTLAAPLPLIILGVAAGACGVFLAQSAALAAVQRSVTGARSLASGLYHLSYYGGAAVASLVAGHMFEAGGWPGVVPLVVGSMALAAVAGVLGWRRG from the coding sequence TTGAGCCTTCCGGGGCGCGAGCCCTCCGGCGGGGTGCTGGCGGCGCTGGGTACGCTGGTGTTCCTGAACGTGTACGCCCCGCAGAGCCTGCTGCCGGTGCTGGCCCGCGAGTTCCAGGCGGACGCGGCCCAGGTGGGCGGGGTGATCGGCTCGACCATGCTGGCCATGGCCCTGGCCTCGCCGCTGGTGGGCGTGCTGGCCGACGCCCTGGGGCGGCGCCGCACGGTGCTCTGGGCCTTCGCCCTCCTGACTGTTCCCGCGGTGCTGGCCGCCCTGGCGCCCACCCTGCCCCTGCTCAGCGCGGCTCGCTTCCTCCAGGGCCTGCTGATCCCCGGCGTGATGGTCGCCCTGACCTCGTACATCGGCGAGGAGGTCGCTCCGGCCGGGCGAGCGAGGGCGCTGACCCTGTACGTGACCGGCACCGTGCTGGGCGGCTTCCTGGGCCGCTTTCTCGCCGGGGTGCTGGACGCCCGCTTCGGCTGGCACGCGGCCTTCTGGGGGCTGGCGCTCTCGGCCCTGGTGGGGTTCATGCTGGCCCGCGCCGGCCTGCCGCCCGAACGCGCCTTCCGGCCCAGCCGCGATCCGCGCACCGTGCTGCAGAGCCTGCGCCGGCACCTGCACACGCCCGCGCTGCTGGCCACCTGCGCGGTGGGCTTCCTGATCCTGTTCACGCTGGTCGGCACCTTCAACACGCTGACCCTGCGGCTTTCGGCGGCCCCCTACGCCCTGAACTCGGCCCAGACCGGCGCCATTTTCGCGGTCTATCTGCTGGGGGTGGTCATCACCCCGGTCGCCGGGCCGCTGCTCGCCCGGCGGGGCCCGCGCTTCGCCCTGCTCACGGCTGCGGGCGCCAGCGTGTGCGGCCTGCTGCTGACCCTGGCGGCCCCGCTGCCCCTGATCATCCTGGGCGTGGCCGCCGGGGCCTGCGGGGTGTTCCTGGCCCAGTCGGCGGCCCTGGCGGCGGTGCAGCGCTCGGTCACGGGGGCGCGCAGCCTCGCCTCGGGGCTGTACCACCTGTCGTATTACGGCGGGGCGGCGGTCGCCTCGCTGGTCGCCGGGCACATGTTCGAGGCGGGCGGCTGGCCCGGCGTCGTGCCTCTGGTCGTGGGCAGCATGGCGCTGGCTGCCGTGGCGGGCGTGCTCGGCTGGCGCCGAGGCTGA
- a CDS encoding response regulator has translation MTAPVPRRPVVLIVDDSPGVLSAMKHLLAAHLTVQVAENGAAALQAITPETDLVLSDIRMPGMDGLELMRVLQRGRPHLPVVLMTGVVEDGLRTRAQGLGALDVLRKPLRAETLFPSLQEWLAGQEGAANLSFPDPGSAAPGPAPMGSALGPRSVTPGGGRLPSPNMASPEMTSPGMAASRAFTALPSDPRQAAQALLRPLVLLPGVMSTGLFTADGELLAAEGEMTVQMGAYLRFLNTTAQTLGTHLDAQDEVRAAQLEFGDRVLVACFRPGEMLAVLVSDTPAASSVKGWVRQRWGTRRSGPVALN, from the coding sequence ATGACCGCCCCCGTTCCCCGGAGACCCGTCGTCCTGATCGTGGACGACAGTCCCGGTGTGCTGAGCGCGATGAAACATCTGCTGGCCGCCCACCTGACCGTGCAGGTCGCTGAAAACGGGGCGGCCGCCCTGCAGGCCATCACGCCCGAGACCGATCTGGTGCTCAGCGACATCCGGATGCCGGGCATGGACGGCCTGGAGCTGATGCGCGTGCTGCAGCGCGGCCGCCCGCACCTGCCGGTGGTGCTGATGACCGGCGTGGTCGAGGACGGCCTGCGGACGCGGGCCCAGGGACTCGGGGCGCTGGACGTGCTCCGCAAACCCCTGCGCGCCGAGACGCTGTTTCCCTCCCTGCAGGAGTGGCTGGCCGGGCAGGAGGGGGCCGCGAACCTGAGCTTTCCCGATCCGGGCTCCGCCGCTCCTGGGCCGGCACCAATGGGGTCAGCGCTGGGGCCGCGATCCGTCACGCCGGGGGGCGGGCGACTGCCCAGCCCAAACATGGCCAGCCCCGAGATGACCAGCCCCGGCATGGCGGCCTCCAGGGCCTTCACCGCCCTGCCCAGCGACCCACGGCAGGCCGCCCAGGCCCTGCTGCGTCCCCTGGTTCTGCTGCCGGGCGTGATGAGCACCGGCCTGTTCACGGCCGACGGCGAGCTGCTGGCGGCCGAGGGCGAGATGACGGTTCAGATGGGCGCCTACCTGCGCTTCCTGAACACCACCGCCCAGACCCTGGGCACCCATCTGGACGCCCAGGACGAGGTGCGGGCCGCGCAGCTGGAATTCGGCGACCGGGTGCTGGTGGCCTGCTTCCGCCCCGGCGAGATGCTGGCCGTACTGGTCAGCGACACGCCGGCCGCCAGCTCGGTCAAGGGCTGGGTGCGCCAGCGCTGGGGCACCCGCCGGAGCGGGCCTGTGGCCCTGAACTGA
- a CDS encoding DinB family protein: MSADPRFPLGPVQSLPTRDRPALQGASARMAQAVGGWRQTLSGLDGAALARPYRPGGWTVHQLAHHTADAHLHGLNRLRYALSTDPYVIQPFDQDAWLRLPDAGLPVTVALKLLEAANAHWEALLLGVDVAEYGRRISHPDEGEQDLWRLVAKHDWHLRHHLAQARLALGEGI, encoded by the coding sequence ATGAGCGCCGATCCCCGCTTCCCGCTCGGCCCGGTTCAGTCCCTGCCCACCCGTGACCGCCCGGCCCTGCAGGGCGCCTCGGCACGCATGGCCCAGGCGGTCGGCGGCTGGCGACAGACCCTGAGCGGCCTGGACGGCGCGGCCCTGGCCCGCCCATACCGCCCCGGCGGCTGGACGGTGCACCAGCTGGCCCACCACACCGCCGACGCGCACCTGCACGGCCTGAACCGCCTGAGGTACGCCCTGAGCACCGACCCCTACGTCATCCAGCCCTTCGATCAGGACGCCTGGCTGCGGCTGCCGGACGCCGGGCTGCCCGTGACGGTCGCGCTGAAGCTGCTGGAAGCGGCGAACGCCCACTGGGAGGCGCTGCTGCTGGGGGTGGACGTGGCAGAGTACGGCCGCCGGATCAGCCACCCCGACGAGGGCGAGCAGGATCTCTGGCGGCTGGTCGCCAAGCACGACTGGCACCTGCGCCATCATCTGGCCCAGGCCCGGTTGGCGCTGGGGGAAGGGATCTGA
- a CDS encoding HD domain-containing protein, protein MNKDAAHDDAHLIRVARWTRRCAPELSPALAVAAAFTHDVVNLPKSHPERARASELSAQAVRGQLPGLGFSVPDTEQIALAVRDHSYSRGATPGTRLGEALQDADRLDALGALGVLRVAGVGGSLGRALLHPDDPWAQAREPDDQRYTIDHFFTKLLRLDGTFRTLAGQAEARRRTLTMRAFLAELASELEVAPPD, encoded by the coding sequence ATGAACAAGGACGCGGCGCACGACGACGCCCACCTGATCCGGGTGGCGCGCTGGACACGGCGCTGCGCCCCGGAACTGTCGCCCGCACTGGCGGTGGCGGCGGCCTTCACGCACGACGTCGTGAACCTGCCCAAGAGCCATCCCGAGCGGGCGCGGGCCAGCGAACTCAGCGCGCAGGCGGTGCGTGGTCAGCTGCCCGGGCTGGGCTTTTCCGTTCCCGACACCGAGCAGATCGCGCTGGCCGTGCGCGACCACTCCTACTCGCGCGGGGCCACCCCCGGAACCCGGCTGGGCGAGGCCCTGCAGGACGCCGACCGGCTGGACGCCCTGGGCGCGCTGGGCGTGCTGCGCGTGGCGGGCGTGGGCGGTTCGCTGGGCCGCGCCCTGCTGCACCCGGACGACCCCTGGGCCCAGGCCCGCGAGCCCGACGACCAGCGCTACACCATCGACCACTTCTTCACCAAGCTGCTGCGGCTGGACGGCACCTTCCGCACGCTGGCGGGGCAGGCCGAGGCCCGGCGCCGCACCCTGACCATGCGCGCCTTCCTGGCCGAACTGGCCTCGGAACTGGAGGTCGCGCCGCCGGACTGA
- a CDS encoding MarR family winged helix-turn-helix transcriptional regulator, whose translation MSHTPAGAAFTDLVLQVFRLNGLLTAAGDRLSAPAGQTSGRWQVMGCIDETPRTVAAVARIMGLTRQSVQRTADLLVQEHLAEYLPNPGHKRAKLLRLTPEGQRVLTRIEAAQYAWANATAAALDEQALREVGRVLAEVTRALERG comes from the coding sequence ATGTCCCACACGCCCGCCGGAGCCGCCTTTACCGACCTCGTGCTGCAGGTCTTCCGCCTGAACGGTCTGCTCACGGCGGCAGGCGACCGCCTGAGCGCTCCTGCCGGGCAGACCAGCGGGCGCTGGCAGGTCATGGGCTGCATCGACGAGACCCCCAGAACCGTTGCCGCCGTCGCCCGGATCATGGGCCTGACCCGCCAGAGCGTGCAGCGCACCGCCGACCTGCTGGTGCAGGAGCACCTGGCCGAATACCTGCCCAACCCAGGGCACAAGCGCGCCAAGCTGCTGCGCCTCACCCCGGAGGGACAGCGGGTGCTGACCCGCATCGAGGCGGCGCAGTACGCCTGGGCCAACGCCACCGCGGCGGCGCTGGACGAGCAGGCGCTGCGGGAGGTGGGTCGGGTGCTCGCAGAGGTCACGCGGGCGCTGGAGAGGGGCTGA
- a CDS encoding DUF6022 family protein, with product MSEPPLRPPPQDDIHALGQWADALLATRWQEVLETHAGQLEAACRRAGDLAYGTYQNLLLRDLKRQLREAGLRATPPLPGDFNRSREWGNADETDQERWMWSVIHTASGEALGTLVHVIPHDHTRFRVPRRPHMSGLPETSREGVEAALSARSGEFAAALPFEDWYAAYLNTQR from the coding sequence ATGTCCGAGCCGCCGCTCCGACCGCCGCCCCAGGACGACATCCATGCGCTGGGCCAGTGGGCCGACGCCCTTCTGGCCACCCGCTGGCAGGAGGTGCTGGAGACCCACGCAGGGCAGCTGGAGGCGGCCTGCCGCAGGGCTGGCGACCTGGCCTACGGCACCTACCAGAACCTGCTGCTGCGCGATCTGAAGCGGCAGCTGCGGGAGGCCGGGCTGCGCGCCACCCCGCCCCTGCCCGGCGACTTCAATCGGTCGCGCGAGTGGGGCAACGCGGACGAGACCGACCAGGAACGCTGGATGTGGAGCGTGATCCATACGGCGTCCGGAGAGGCCCTGGGCACCCTGGTGCACGTCATCCCGCACGACCACACGCGCTTTCGTGTGCCCCGTCGGCCCCACATGTCTGGTCTGCCGGAGACGTCGCGGGAAGGGGTGGAAGCTGCCCTCAGCGCCCGCTCCGGCGAGTTCGCTGCCGCTCTGCCCTTCGAGGACTGGTACGCGGCCTACCTGAACACACAGCGCTGA
- a CDS encoding VOC family protein, whose protein sequence is MKLNHLGVVVTDVLATRTFLETSFGLTGIGRAGRRMTHLHDEDGFALSLFAGEQASEVHIGFIQVSEGAVNAIYDRLRADGFEMEPPRRSHGWTFSVTAPGGLIVEVVC, encoded by the coding sequence TTGAAACTGAACCACCTGGGGGTCGTGGTGACCGACGTGCTGGCGACCCGGACGTTTCTGGAGACCTCTTTCGGGCTGACGGGCATCGGCAGGGCCGGCCGTCGGATGACCCACCTCCACGACGAGGACGGCTTCGCCCTGAGCCTCTTCGCGGGGGAGCAGGCCAGCGAGGTGCACATCGGCTTCATCCAGGTGAGCGAGGGAGCAGTGAACGCCATCTACGACCGCCTGCGCGCGGACGGCTTCGAGATGGAGCCGCCCCGGCGCAGCCATGGCTGGACGTTCTCTGTCACGGCTCCCGGCGGCCTGATCGTGGAGGTGGTCTGCTGA
- a CDS encoding erythromycin esterase family protein: MPNPDSLPPGWDMTEPAAALAAFLGTLPATPRLLALGEPTHGIEAFPAWRNRLFRTLVQEHGFRSIALESDVIAGLRVNAHVTEGHGTLDEALQTGFSHGFGALEANRALVRWIRDFNPGRAPEDQLRFYGFDPPLEWWAPSPRASLLALHAFLSAHLGSLPVDAATLERLCGEEARWTNPAAVMDAAQSIGDSREARQLRRLADDLDTLLQTETPALAAQEGFWEAQLHARTAPGLLRYHALLASHVPGRMERAAALRDLMMADNLMAIAGREQERGPTLVFAHNTHLQRHRAAMKLGDLNVKWWGAGAHVSLRLGHGYAFIASHLRTAPVTGFDEADPDTGEPVPLNGSGPAVLFIPRAQIPQAGSLPSNVDDPPLADGVLADGVLAVENAPDWTDRIRPAAPPDQGAP, from the coding sequence ATGCCCAATCCAGACTCGCTTCCACCCGGCTGGGACATGACCGAGCCGGCCGCCGCCCTCGCCGCCTTTCTGGGCACCCTGCCCGCCACCCCGCGACTGCTGGCCCTGGGCGAACCGACCCACGGCATCGAGGCTTTCCCGGCCTGGCGCAACCGCCTCTTCCGCACGCTGGTTCAGGAACACGGCTTCCGCTCTATCGCCCTGGAGAGTGACGTGATCGCGGGCCTGCGGGTGAATGCCCACGTCACGGAGGGCCACGGCACGCTGGATGAAGCGCTGCAGACGGGCTTCAGCCACGGCTTCGGGGCCCTGGAGGCCAACCGCGCCCTCGTCCGGTGGATAAGGGACTTCAACCCGGGCCGCGCGCCTGAGGATCAGCTGCGCTTCTACGGCTTCGACCCGCCCCTGGAGTGGTGGGCCCCCAGCCCCCGCGCCAGCCTGCTCGCCCTGCACGCCTTCCTGAGCGCCCATCTGGGTTCTCTCCCTGTCGACGCCGCCACCCTGGAACGCCTCTGCGGTGAGGAGGCCCGCTGGACGAATCCGGCCGCCGTGATGGACGCGGCGCAGTCCATCGGGGACAGCCGTGAAGCGCGGCAGCTCCGGCGGCTGGCCGACGACCTGGACACGCTCCTGCAGACTGAAACGCCGGCGCTGGCCGCGCAGGAGGGTTTCTGGGAGGCGCAACTGCACGCCCGCACGGCGCCTGGCCTGCTGCGCTACCACGCGCTGCTGGCGAGTCACGTGCCGGGCCGCATGGAACGGGCGGCGGCCCTGCGGGATCTGATGATGGCCGACAACCTGATGGCCATCGCCGGGCGCGAGCAGGAGCGCGGGCCGACGCTCGTGTTCGCCCACAACACCCACCTGCAACGCCACCGCGCCGCCATGAAGCTGGGCGACCTGAACGTGAAGTGGTGGGGGGCCGGAGCGCACGTCAGCCTCCGCCTGGGCCACGGGTACGCCTTCATCGCGAGCCACCTCAGAACTGCGCCGGTCACCGGATTCGACGAGGCCGACCCCGATACGGGGGAGCCCGTTCCGCTGAATGGCTCCGGCCCGGCTGTGCTGTTCATCCCCAGGGCGCAGATTCCTCAGGCCGGCTCCCTCCCCTCCAACGTGGACGACCCGCCCCTCGCCGATGGCGTGCTGGCCGATGGCGTGCTGGCCGTGGAGAACGCTCCAGACTGGACAGACCGAATCCGCCCTGCCGCCCCCCCCGACCAAGGAGCCCCATGA
- a CDS encoding ATP-binding cassette domain-containing protein — MTDRPSIEVHGARENNLKNVSLKIPKHQITVFTGVSGSGKSSLVFDTIAAEAQRQLNETFTAFVQGFLPHYGQPDVDQTLHLNAPIIIDQKRVGGGSRSTVGTYTDISAVLRVLFSRVGQPAAGPAFHFSFNTPQGMCPECEGIGRTTQLDLDKLLDRSQSLNGGAILHPEFKVGKWMWKMYPLSGLFDNDKPVRDYSEEELHALLYGADVKVSFGEFGSKYEGLVERFTRMYLKKDAAAMSERNRGVFEQFTTSQTCPVCHGGRLNAAALASRIEGRNIAELSGLEATELIAFLEGLSDPTARAIAAKLTQRMTHLAEIGLGYLSLGRETATLSGGESQRLKMIRHLGNSLTDMLYILDEPSVGLHARDVARLTGLLKALRDKGNTVLVVEHDPDVIAVADHIVDIGPGAGTHGGEIVFEGGYAALKEADTLTGRFLAQHLPLRTAVRSPKGWMTVQNATLHNLKDVTVDIPTGVLTVVTGVAGSGKSTLINDVFVAQHPGAVVIDQSRVGANSRSAPATYTGIMDGIRQAFARASGEPASLFSFNSEGSCPNCNGLGVTYTDLAFMEGLTSTCEVCEGRRFRPDVLEYRLRGQNISDVLDMTVEEALAFFTEKKIKGVVQAMQEVGLGYLKLGQPLSTVSGGEGQRLKLATELHKKGSVYVMDEPTTGLHLSDISLLLGITSRLVDAGNTVILIEHHLDVIRQADWLIDLGPEGGRGGGEVLYSGPPQGLLAAPRSVTAKFLLPR, encoded by the coding sequence ATGACCGACCGCCCCTCCATCGAAGTCCACGGTGCCCGCGAGAACAACCTGAAGAACGTCTCGCTGAAAATTCCCAAACACCAGATCACGGTCTTTACCGGCGTGTCCGGCTCGGGCAAGTCGTCGCTGGTGTTCGACACCATCGCCGCCGAGGCGCAGCGGCAGCTCAACGAGACCTTCACCGCCTTCGTGCAGGGCTTTCTGCCGCACTACGGGCAGCCCGACGTGGATCAGACCCTGCACCTGAACGCGCCCATCATCATCGACCAGAAGCGGGTGGGCGGCGGCTCGCGTTCCACGGTGGGCACGTACACCGACATCTCGGCTGTGCTGCGGGTGCTGTTCTCGCGGGTGGGGCAGCCCGCCGCCGGCCCCGCCTTCCACTTCTCGTTCAACACGCCGCAGGGGATGTGCCCCGAGTGCGAGGGCATCGGCCGAACCACGCAGCTCGACCTCGATAAGTTGCTGGATCGAAGCCAGTCGCTGAACGGCGGCGCGATCCTGCACCCAGAGTTCAAGGTGGGCAAGTGGATGTGGAAGATGTACCCGCTCTCGGGTTTGTTCGACAACGACAAGCCCGTGCGAGACTACTCCGAAGAGGAACTGCACGCCCTGTTGTACGGCGCGGACGTGAAGGTGTCGTTCGGGGAATTCGGCTCGAAGTACGAGGGTCTGGTCGAGCGCTTCACGCGCATGTACCTCAAGAAGGACGCGGCAGCCATGTCCGAGCGCAACCGGGGCGTCTTCGAGCAGTTCACGACCTCGCAGACCTGTCCTGTGTGCCACGGGGGGCGGCTGAACGCGGCGGCGCTGGCCTCCCGCATTGAGGGGCGCAACATCGCGGAACTGTCCGGGCTGGAGGCGACCGAGCTGATTGCCTTCCTGGAGGGCCTGAGCGATCCTACCGCCCGGGCCATCGCCGCCAAATTGACCCAGCGGATGACCCACCTCGCCGAGATCGGGCTGGGCTACCTGAGCCTGGGGCGCGAGACGGCCACGCTGTCGGGCGGCGAGTCGCAGCGCCTGAAGATGATCCGGCATCTGGGCAACAGCCTCACCGACATGCTGTACATCCTCGACGAGCCCTCCGTGGGCCTGCACGCCCGCGACGTGGCCCGCCTGACCGGCCTCCTGAAGGCGCTGCGCGACAAGGGCAACACCGTGCTGGTGGTCGAGCACGACCCGGACGTGATCGCGGTGGCCGACCACATCGTGGACATCGGCCCCGGAGCGGGCACGCACGGCGGCGAGATCGTGTTCGAGGGGGGCTACGCGGCGCTGAAGGAGGCCGACACGCTGACCGGACGGTTCCTGGCCCAGCATCTGCCGCTCAGGACGGCCGTGCGGTCTCCGAAGGGCTGGATGACCGTGCAGAACGCCACCCTGCACAACCTCAAGGACGTGACGGTGGACATCCCCACCGGCGTGCTCACGGTGGTCACGGGCGTGGCCGGGTCGGGCAAGAGCACCCTCATCAATGACGTGTTCGTGGCGCAGCACCCCGGCGCGGTGGTGATCGACCAGTCGCGGGTGGGGGCCAACAGCCGCTCGGCCCCGGCGACCTACACCGGCATCATGGACGGCATCCGGCAGGCCTTCGCCCGGGCCAGCGGAGAGCCCGCCTCGCTGTTCAGCTTCAACTCGGAGGGCAGCTGCCCCAATTGCAATGGCCTGGGTGTGACCTACACTGATCTGGCCTTCATGGAGGGCCTGACCTCGACCTGTGAGGTCTGCGAGGGCCGGCGCTTCAGGCCCGACGTGCTGGAGTACCGCCTTCGCGGACAGAACATCAGCGACGTGCTGGACATGACCGTGGAGGAGGCGCTGGCCTTCTTCACCGAGAAGAAGATCAAAGGAGTGGTGCAGGCCATGCAGGAGGTCGGGCTGGGCTACCTGAAGCTGGGCCAGCCGCTGAGCACGGTCTCCGGCGGCGAGGGCCAGCGCCTGAAGCTGGCGACCGAGCTGCACAAGAAAGGCTCCGTATACGTCATGGACGAGCCCACGACCGGCCTGCATCTGTCGGACATCTCGCTGCTGCTGGGCATCACCTCGCGGCTGGTGGACGCCGGCAACACGGTCATCCTGATCGAGCACCATCTGGACGTGATCCGGCAGGCCGACTGGCTGATCGACCTGGGGCCGGAGGGCGGCCGGGGCGGCGGCGAGGTGCTGTACTCGGGGCCACCCCAGGGCCTGCTGGCCGCACCGCGCAGCGTGACGGCGAAGTTTCTGCTGCCGAGATGA
- a CDS encoding phosphotransferase family protein encodes MSESIAALIRAHRPELVGLDVTLLGEGTDHRVYEVGGTWLLRLPRHREAGAALEVEAAVLRWLAPQLPLPIPAYEIAGPGLGIYRKLPGRPAIGPSEHAPTLGPRLGTFLRALHDTDAGTAAALGVPPDDDPGLGEWTQAAKEDLDFAALHGMLRPDLREFIRHRLDAVPPPSPLAPRLIHGDFAAEHVLLDADAEPCGVIDWSDMTIGDVAQDLGGLLHWGGPELLRSALRTYGPITGATLERARFSATCRALADLVFGHTQERPEYVQAGLRALGWLVLET; translated from the coding sequence ATGAGCGAGTCCATCGCAGCGCTGATCCGGGCGCACCGGCCCGAACTCGTGGGTCTGGACGTCACCCTGCTGGGCGAGGGCACCGACCACCGCGTGTACGAGGTCGGCGGGACGTGGCTGCTGCGCCTTCCCCGGCACCGGGAGGCGGGCGCGGCGCTGGAGGTCGAGGCCGCCGTGCTGCGCTGGCTGGCGCCGCAGCTGCCCCTGCCCATTCCAGCCTACGAGATCGCCGGGCCGGGCCTCGGCATCTACCGCAAGCTGCCCGGCAGGCCCGCCATCGGCCCTTCGGAACACGCTCCCACCCTCGGCCCCCGCCTGGGCACCTTCCTGCGGGCCCTACATGACACGGATGCGGGCACGGCCGCCGCGCTGGGCGTGCCCCCGGACGACGATCCGGGCCTGGGAGAATGGACGCAGGCGGCCAAGGAGGATCTGGATTTCGCCGCCCTGCACGGTATGCTCCGTCCTGACCTCCGGGAGTTCATCCGACACCGGCTAGACGCCGTGCCCCCGCCCTCTCCCCTGGCGCCCCGCCTGATCCACGGCGATTTCGCCGCCGAACACGTGCTGCTGGACGCGGACGCAGAGCCCTGCGGCGTCATCGACTGGAGCGACATGACCATAGGCGACGTGGCGCAGGATCTGGGCGGGCTGCTGCACTGGGGCGGGCCGGAGCTGCTGAGGTCGGCGCTGCGGACCTATGGCCCCATCACCGGCGCCACCCTGGAACGCGCCCGCTTCTCCGCGACCTGCCGCGCGCTGGCCGATCTGGTGTTCGGGCACACCCAGGAACGGCCCGAATACGTTCAGGCCGGGCTCAGGGCACTGGGGTGGCTGGTTCTGGAGACCTGA
- a CDS encoding histidine phosphatase family protein, translating to MSERLDLTLVRHGATDWNGAGRWQGWTDTPLGALGETQAARLARRLHARSFEHVYSSDLFRAAETARLVRPGEALTLDARLRELNFGKYEGASTGDVLHDPEYHEWQLDPWRRPAPGGGESLSEVGERLHAWAQALPDGRVLAVSHGAAIRALLCRLFDWPVVPVPGYVLPFPYVLAHTSLTVLTRQGGRWTLVTYNDHAHLEE from the coding sequence TTGAGTGAGCGCCTCGACCTGACGCTGGTGCGCCACGGAGCCACCGACTGGAACGGAGCCGGCCGCTGGCAGGGCTGGACGGACACGCCGCTGGGGGCCCTGGGCGAGACCCAGGCCGCGCGGCTGGCCCGGCGCCTGCACGCGCGGAGCTTCGAGCACGTGTACTCCAGCGACCTGTTCCGCGCCGCCGAGACGGCCCGTCTGGTGCGGCCGGGCGAGGCCCTGACCCTGGACGCCCGCCTGCGCGAGCTGAATTTCGGCAAGTACGAGGGCGCCAGCACAGGCGACGTGCTGCACGATCCCGAGTATCACGAGTGGCAGCTCGATCCCTGGCGCCGGCCCGCTCCCGGCGGCGGCGAGAGCCTGTCGGAGGTCGGGGAGCGCCTGCACGCCTGGGCACAGGCACTCCCGGACGGCCGGGTGCTGGCGGTCTCGCACGGCGCCGCCATCCGGGCGCTGCTGTGCCGCCTGTTCGACTGGCCGGTGGTGCCGGTGCCGGGCTACGTGCTGCCCTTTCCTTACGTGCTGGCGCACACCAGCCTGACCGTGCTGACCCGGCAGGGGGGCCGCTGGACGCTCGTGACCTACAACGACCACGCGCATCTGGAGGAGTAG